The DNA segment GGGTTTTTGATTCTTTAAATTTTATAAGGGAAGTTATTGTACTGTTAATAGGAGTTTTTATTCCTTTTTTTTCTCCGAGTTTTACAATAGCTCCATTTAGGGCATCTATCTCTGTCCTTTTTCCTGTTTTTAGGTCATAGTACATAGAGGGATAATGCTCTGCCGTCGGTGGTATGAGATTTTTATAAAAATGATCTATGTATTCTTCTGGGGAGCGCCATCTCAGTTTTATATTATTCGCATTTGTTATTAGAAAGATCTCTTCTATTATGCCGTTCATTATTTTTCTTGTGTTTTCATTTTCAGCAAGCTCTCCGTAACTGCACTCCAATAAAGCACCGAGAGGATTTAATGCGCAGTTGTACAGTATTTTATCCCACAGGATCTGATATACATCCTTAGAAAAAGATGCAGGAATTCCAGATTCTTTTATAACTTTGACTACTTTCTGAATTTTTTCTTCTGAAATTTTACCTGAAGGGTCTCCTATCCTGACATCATCAGCACTTACAGTTATCTGGGCACAGTTCCTTCCGGAAACTTTAGAGCCAAATATAACCCTTCCAAGAAGAACTTTTTTTTCTCCAAATAATTCTACAGCCTTTTCGTAATTTCCGTATCCGTTCTGTGCTATTAAAATAAGCGTATTTTGTCCAACTACAGATCTGATTTGATTAAGGGCTTTTTCTGTATCGTAAGACTTTACAGTTATTATAATAAGGTCTAAATCTTCTTTTATCTCTGCAGGATCTGAAACAATACTATCGAGAACTGCCTGATGTTCACCCCAAATACCTTTTACAGAAAGTTTTCTGTCTTTAAATCTTTCAAGATATTCTGGTTTTGTTATACCAGTTACTGTATTACCTGACTCTTTTAAAAATGTAGAAAAAGCTATTCCAAGAGCACCGAGTCCTAAGACTGCTATTCTCATAATCCTAAATATCTTGCGATTTCGTTTAAATCAGGAGGCATTTCTACAGGTTTTTCGCTTGCTTTTATCACTGTATCAGGATCTTTAAGACCATTTCCTGTAAGCGTGCATACAACAGTTTCATCCCCTTTAAATAATCCCCTTCTATAGGCTTTTATAACACCTGCTATAGATGCTGCTGACGCAGGTTCACAAAACACACCTTCAGATGAGGCAACAAGCCTGTAAGCTTCTAAGATTTCCTCATCTGAAACAGCATCTATAAAACCATTGCTCTCCTTTGCTGCCTGTAGTGCAGGTTGCCAGCTGTAGGGGTTTCCTATTTTTATAGCTGTTGCGATTGTTTGGGGATTCTTGATTGGAAAGCCTTTAACTATCGGAGCAGCTCCTTCAGCCTGCCATCCTATCATTCTTGGTAACTTTTTAGATTTTCCAGCTTCTCTGTACTCTTTATACCCTTTCCAGTATGCTGTTATATTCCCTGCGTTTCCAACAGGGATAAAATGAAAATCTGGGGCGTCTCCAAGGGCGTCAATAATCTCAAAAGCTGCTGTTTTCTGCCCTTCTATTCTGTAAGGATTTACGGAATTTACGACTTCTACAGGGTACTTCTCTCCTATTTCCCTTACAATACTCAAAGCATCATCAAAATTACCCATCAAGGCAATTATTTTTGCTCCGTAAACCATAGCCTGTGATAGTTTCCCGAGGGCTACAGCACCTTTAGGCAGTATTACATAAGCGTCCATTCCTGCCCTTGCAGCATAAGCTGCTGCTGATGCAGAGGTGTTTCCTGTTGAAGCACAGATAACTGCTGTTTTTCCTGCCTCTTTAGCTTTGGATATTGCAAGGGTCATTCCTCTATCTTTAAAAGAACCTGTTGGGTTAAGCCCTTCATATTTCAGATAGATCTTTAGATTTTTTTCAGGAGCTATTTTTTTGGAAAGGTTTGGAGCATCTATTAAAGGAGTATTTCCTTCACACAGAGTAACAACAGGTGTTTTGTCAGTAACAGGTAAAAAGTCTTTGTATGCTTTGATAATCCCTTCCCACTTACACAAACCCAAAATATATTTTCCTCCTGAGATTGTTAGGACATTATTATATCATTTCTGTAGTTTTTCCGATTTAAGCTCTTTGAATAGTTCTTCTGTAATAGGACCTTCTGCTTTTCTGTTAATAAATTGCTGAACTATAGGATCAGGATTTTTCCTGATTTCTTCAGGTGTCCCTATGGCGTATATCTTACCTTTGTGGATCATTGCAATTCTATCGCCTATACCAAAAGCACTGTCAAGGTCATGTGTAACAACTATAGATGTAACACCTAAGCTATTTCTTAAATTGACGATAAGATTATCAATCATAGCGCTTGTTACAGGATCAAGT comes from the Persephonella hydrogeniphila genome and includes:
- the thrC gene encoding threonine synthase, with amino-acid sequence MCKWEGIIKAYKDFLPVTDKTPVVTLCEGNTPLIDAPNLSKKIAPEKNLKIYLKYEGLNPTGSFKDRGMTLAISKAKEAGKTAVICASTGNTSASAAAYAARAGMDAYVILPKGAVALGKLSQAMVYGAKIIALMGNFDDALSIVREIGEKYPVEVVNSVNPYRIEGQKTAAFEIIDALGDAPDFHFIPVGNAGNITAYWKGYKEYREAGKSKKLPRMIGWQAEGAAPIVKGFPIKNPQTIATAIKIGNPYSWQPALQAAKESNGFIDAVSDEEILEAYRLVASSEGVFCEPASAASIAGVIKAYRRGLFKGDETVVCTLTGNGLKDPDTVIKASEKPVEMPPDLNEIARYLGL
- a CDS encoding ketopantoate reductase family protein, with the translated sequence MRIAVLGLGALGIAFSTFLKESGNTVTGITKPEYLERFKDRKLSVKGIWGEHQAVLDSIVSDPAEIKEDLDLIIITVKSYDTEKALNQIRSVVGQNTLILIAQNGYGNYEKAVELFGEKKVLLGRVIFGSKVSGRNCAQITVSADDVRIGDPSGKISEEKIQKVVKVIKESGIPASFSKDVYQILWDKILYNCALNPLGALLECSYGELAENENTRKIMNGIIEEIFLITNANNIKLRWRSPEEYIDHFYKNLIPPTAEHYPSMYYDLKTGKRTEIDALNGAIVKLGEKKGIKTPINSTITSLIKFKESKTL